ATCAGTACCAGTGATCCTGGAAGCTATTCTACTAAATTTATCTTCATTATCCGATACATAAAAAAGATCTTTTCCGGCATTAGCGGTTTCGCATTCAGGCAATTCTGCTGCCAGGCAGTCAGCTATCACTTCTGCGCTGTCTATCAGATTGATTTTGCCATTAGTTACTGTTCTCAAGGTCTTTTTTAAAATTGGATAATGTGTACAACCCAGGATCAGGGTATCATAATCAGAATTGATAAAGGGTGCCAGATATTCAGATGCTATCTGGTGAGTTACGGCATGATCTTCCCAGCCTTCTTCTACAAGCGGAACAAATAAAGGGCAGGCTTTTGCAAGTACTTCTATTCCTGGATCTAGTATATGGATTGCTTTCTGATAAGCTTTACTGTTCACAGTACCGTGAGTTCCAATTATCCCGATTTTTTTATTTCTGCTGCTTTCCGCTGCTGCCTGTGCACCGGGTTGAATAACACCGATAACTGGTACTGGTAATAATGCCTGCAATACCGGCAGTGCCAGCGCGGAAGCTGTATTACAGGCTACCACGATTATTTTGGCTCTATTCTGGAGTAGAAATCTGGCATTCTGAATGGAGTACTGGATAATAGTTTCAGGAGATTTGGGACCATAAGGAACTCGGGCTGTATCTCCAAAATAAATGATGTCTTCATAGGCAAATCTACGTCGAATCTCTCGGAAAACAGTTAAACCACCTACACCTGAATCAAAGATCCCTATTGGATTTTTCATAATTATTCCTGTTTCTGTTTCTTAAACAAAATTACTTCTAATATTTCTCTATCGCTAGAATGTAGAGTAAAAAAAAAGACTCGATACAAATTGTCAATAACTATCCTCCAAACCAAGATTATCCATTTTTTAACAATCCTTAGATAACCAGTAATTGGTGATTAGGAAAGTAAAAAAGAATTTTAAGTAAAGAATTCGTAAGAGAAGGTTTATCATAATTTATCATATTTTGCTAAATCATGAACAGGGTGAATTAAATGCACTCGCAATTCATTATTAAACTCTAAAAGTTACCCCTTTCCTCACATCGTTTCTAGAATCTCTTGGAGCTAATTATGACCAGAATCTTAAAATATCTTGACTTACTGGTGCTAACTTCTGATATATAGAATGGGAGTAATTTAGATTTCTACTGGGGGGTAGTTAATGCGGAAATTGTTGATGCATGTTATATTCATCTTATTGATATCATTACTTATGGGAGATGAGAGGGATCCTGGCTGGCAGCCAGTAATTTATACAAATAGTACTGTAGCTTATTGTCAAGTGACAATAAACAATGAGGCTGCTGAAACGGGTGATATTCTGGGAGCATTTGCTGCTAGTGAATGTAGGGGAACAGGTAATATATTTTTCTATAATGGTGAATCATATTCTGTTATGAATATCCAGGGTGAGCAAATAGAGACAATCACTTTCAAGTTATGGGATGCCAATGAAGATATCATTTTAGATATTGATGAGAGTGTGCAGAGTTATCCAGGACATGATCTTGGATACCCTCCGAACTTTCTGGAGCTTAATGCCAGTGGTGGTGGGTTGCCAAATGAACCACCAGTTGTTGACCTGCCAGGGGAAATTGAATTTGATAATATTGAAACTTATTTATTTGCAATTAGAGATTTTATTTATGATGCTGAGGGTGACAATCTTGAAATTAGCTGGACTGGTAATGAAGATGTAAATATTGAAATAACGGATAACACTTGGCAATCGGTTAATTATGGGACCTTTACTAATTTATATGGATATATCAACCAAAATGGTGAATCTGTACCTTTGGAATATGAAGTGGGAGTTTTTGTAGGTAGTCAATGTAGAGATATTGCCGTTCTGCAATCATATAATGGGAGGAGTTTTTTAAATACTACCGTGCAGGGAACTTCAATAGAGGAAATGGAGATCAGGATAAAAGATCCTGAAACTAACGAAGTGTGGGTCTGTGCAGATTTGATACCCAGCAATCCGGGAGGGTCAGTGGGTTATCCCACATTTCTGGAGCTTAATTGTGATGAAGCGGATCTGGAAGGTGATCTGATCTTAAATGTGACAGATTTCTGGATTGGTACGGAAGAAATTACTTTTAGTGTTTATGATCATGAAAATGATCCGGTTCAGCAGAATGTGATCGTAATGGTGCTGGCTGGTAATCACGCCCCGGAGATATTTTTGCCCGATAGCTTATATGCGATAGAAGATGAAAGTCTTATTGTAGATTTCACTGAATATATCAATGATGTAGATGATGATGAACTTACTTTAGCTCAATTAAATAATTTAGTAAATATCCAGGTTGAGATTACTGGCTTTCAGGTTAATATTACAGCAGATGCGAACTGGTATGGAAGTGAGGAATTAGAATTTGAAGTGAGTGATCCTGGTGGTTTGAGTTCAACTGATCAGATGGTAGTGGAGTTTATTTCGGTGAATGATGTTCCGGATCTGGAATTACCTTCAGAGCTTGTTTGGGATGAAGATAGTGAATATGTAATTGATCTTGCTTATATGATCTCAGATGCAGAAAATGATGAATTGACTGTGATTTGGGAAGAAAATGAATATCTGGAAATAGAGGAATCTGAGATCAACTGGGAGCCTGTAGAATATTCACAAACTATGCTGATCTATGGTAGTGTTTCCATAAATGGTGAAGCGATAGCAAGTGATGATATTATTGCAGCATTTGTTGGTAATGAATGCCGGGGTATTGGTTATAGATGGGGTTCATCTAATTTTACTACCTTTAACTTATTTACCGAAGAACCTGAGGAGTTGTATTTCAGGATACTTGATGTGAGTGAAAATATCACCTATGGAGTGGATCTTGTGATTGTAACAATTCCAGGTGGAGTGGCAGGTTATCCGCCAAATTTCCTGCAGCTGGCTGGCAATACAGTGATCAATAATCTAAGCTATAAAATTACTCC
The window above is part of the Candidatus Stygibacter australis genome. Proteins encoded here:
- the murI gene encoding glutamate racemase, with the protein product MKNPIGIFDSGVGGLTVFREIRRRFAYEDIIYFGDTARVPYGPKSPETIIQYSIQNARFLLQNRAKIIVVACNTASALALPVLQALLPVPVIGVIQPGAQAAAESSRNKKIGIIGTHGTVNSKAYQKAIHILDPGIEVLAKACPLFVPLVEEGWEDHAVTHQIASEYLAPFINSDYDTLILGCTHYPILKKTLRTVTNGKINLIDSAEVIADCLAAELPECETANAGKDLFYVSDNEDKFSRIASRITGTDLEFLHKVILGESWFIK